A stretch of Triticum aestivum cultivar Chinese Spring chromosome 1D, IWGSC CS RefSeq v2.1, whole genome shotgun sequence DNA encodes these proteins:
- the LOC123180612 gene encoding uncharacterized protein — protein MSSWLRSAVSRAVEAGGRSGVARAVKGYADAVAHHAGQAVSDILLDRGGTQSFKSFKKTVMRLEEAAVSCRGGERIELLRRWLGALQDVEAQLASSDRKDPDVHDSAGELDPLKPPLTLFVDPDIEGAPMNFRDVFLYSQALEDITQSMILEAPSEEEVSLLLEIYGLCLTGGKEVNKAIMNNVQDLAKAFSNYKDEVLVKREELLEYTRNVISGLKRNADIMRIDAETLELWRKLDGKEKSWSQSTEGQDKASEKIAVANIEALKEALTEVRFCSRVEELLLKKKSIAPGDSMEIHSQKVDKLKVLSDSLSTSSSKAEQRIMDHRRQKEDALNFRVKKENEVNAAEKGLLAEITELEKQRDDLEAQLKKVNISINAAAVRLKTTREERDQFDEANNQIIFSLKTKEDDLSKSIATCNVEANVVKTWINFLEDTWQLQSSYNEQKEKKTSDELERCVRDFLKLTKHHLSAFKEVLSPSIESIQTYVDNLAALNSREETREHEDDEASEKTNPRKSLEEEYLETEKKIIIAFSIADHIKKLFYSEHGANSRRDDPEVKSLTDEIEKLREAFESIERPTLSIEDHKSKPLPEERSDLSPSPIQAPVTPKAAHVDSPKSPMKPEQQHQLDPDSEFANLGADFGKDGKDYSAEEISGWEFDELEEES, from the exons ATGTCGTCGTGGCTGCGCAGCGCGGTGAGCCGGGCGGTGGAGGCCGGCGGCCGCAGCGGCGTCGCCCGCGCCGTCAAGGGATACGCGGACGCCGTCGCGCACCACGCGGGGCAGGCCGTCTCCGACATCCTCCTCGACCGGGGG GGCACACAGAGCTTCAAAAGTTTCAAGAAAACAGTAATGCGATTAGAAGAGGCAGCAGTTTCATGCCGTGGGGGTGAAAGAATTGAATTATTAAGACGTTGGCTGGGAGCATTACAAGACGTTGAGGCTCAACTTGCTAGTTCAGATAGGAAGGATCCTGATGTTCATGATTCTGCTGGTGAATTGGATCCTTTAAAACCACCATTG ACCTtgtttgttgatcctgatattgaAGGAGCACCTATGAACTTCCGTGATGTGTTCCTGTACAGCCAGGCACTTGAAGATATTACCCAATCCATG ATTCTTGAAGCTCCATCTGAGGAAGAAGTTTCACTTCTTCTGGAAATTTATGG CCTGTGTCTCACTGGTGGGAAAGAAGTCAATAAGGCAATCATGAACAATGTACAAGACTTGGCCAAGGCTTTCTCAAATTACAAAGACGAAGTCCTG GTGAAGCGTGAAGAGCTACTTGAATACACGCGGAATGTCATTTCAGGACTTAAGAGAAATGCTGATATTATGAG GATAGATGCTGAAACCCTTGAATTGTGGAGAAAATTAGATGGGAAGGAGAAATCATGGTCCCAATCAACTGAAGGTCAAGATAAAGCATCAGAGAAGATTGCTGTTGCCAATATCGAG GCCTTAAAAGAAGCACTTACTGAAGTCCGCTTTTGCTCTAGAGTGGAAGAACTTCTACTGAAGAAGAAATCGATTGCTCCTGGAGATTCCATGGAGATTCATTCTCAGAAG GTTGATAAGTTAAAGGTCCTGTCAGATTCCCTTTCTACTTCATCCTCCAAAGCAGAGCAGCGTATTATGGACCACAG GCGTCAGAAAGAAGATGCTCTGAACTTTCGTGTGAAAAAAGAGAATGAGGTGAATGCGGCTGAGAAG GGATTGCTTGCTGAGATTACTGAATTGGAGAAGCAAAGAGATGATCTTGAGGCTCAGTTGAAAAAG GTCAATATATCAATTAATGCTGCTGCTGTGCGGCTCAAGACAACCAGGGAAGAGAGAGACCAATTTGATGAAGCGAACAACCAGATCATATTTAGTTTAAAAACAAAG GAGGATGACCTCTCGAAATCCATTGCCACGTGTAATGTGGAAGCAAATGTAGTAAAGACCTGGATCAATTTCCTCGAGGATACCTGGCAGCTACAGTCCTCATATAATGAACAGAAGGAAAAGAAAACAAG TGATGAATTGGAGAGATGTGTGAGAGATTTTCTGAAGTTGACCAAGCATCATCTTTCAGCCTTCAAG GAAGTCCTAAGCCCATCTATTGAAAGTATCCAAACATATGTGGATAATTTGGCGGCCTTGAACTCAAG GGAGGAGACAAGAGAGCATGAAGATGATGAAGCATCAGAGAAGACAAACCCACGTAAATCCCTTGAGGAGGAATATTTGGAAACTGAAAAGAAG ATTATCATTGCTTTCAGCATCGCAGACCACATAAAGAAGTTGTTCTATTCAGAGCATGGGGCTAACTCCAG GAGAGATGACCCAGAGGTCAAGAGCCTAACTGACGAGATCGAGAAACTGAGGGAAGCATTTGAATCTATAGAAAGGCCAACACTAAGCATTGAAGACCACAAATCAAAGCCACTCCCTGAGGAAAGATCTGACTTGAGCCCTTCGCCTATCCAAGCACCTGTTACCCCCAAAGCCGCGCACGTCGACTCCCCAAAATCTCCCATGAAGCCTGAGCAGCAGCATCAGCTGGATCCCGATTCTGAATTTGCAAACCTGGGAGCAGACTTTGGGAAGGACGGCAAAGATTACTCAGCCGAGGAAATCAGCGGGTGGGAGTTTGACGAGCTCGAAGAGGAGAGCTGA